One Bacteroidia bacterium genomic region harbors:
- the rpsG gene encoding 30S ribosomal protein S7 encodes MRKSTPKRKPLLPDPKFNDQLVTRFVNNLMYDGKKSVAYEIFYDAINIVGERLQEDGLNVWKKALTNVMPAVEVRSRRVGGATFQIPQEIRPDRRVSLGIKWMILYTRKRNEKSMAGKLAGEIMAAYKEEGASHKKKEDTHRMAEANKAFSHFRF; translated from the coding sequence ATGAGAAAATCAACACCAAAAAGAAAACCGCTGCTTCCTGATCCAAAATTCAACGATCAGTTAGTAACTCGTTTTGTAAACAATTTAATGTACGACGGAAAAAAATCCGTTGCCTATGAGATTTTCTATGATGCCATTAACATCGTAGGAGAGCGTCTTCAGGAAGATGGTCTAAATGTTTGGAAAAAAGCATTAACCAATGTAATGCCAGCGGTTGAAGTAAGAAGCCGCAGGGTAGGTGGTGCAACTTTCCAAATTCCTCAAGAGATTCGTCCTGACCGTCGTGTTTCTCTAGGTATCAAATGGATGATTCTATATACTCGTAAGCGTAACGAGAAATCCATGGCAGGTAAACTAGCCGGAGAAATTATGGCTGCCTATAAAGAAGAAGGTGCTTCTCATAAAAAGAAAGAGGATACACATCGTATGGCTGAGGCTAACAAAGCCTTCTCCCACTTCCGCTTCTAA